A stretch of the Plodia interpunctella isolate USDA-ARS_2022_Savannah chromosome Z, ilPloInte3.2, whole genome shotgun sequence genome encodes the following:
- the LOC128683055 gene encoding SET and MYND domain-containing protein 4-like, whose amino-acid sequence MSKSSHKMNNLSLPDDCAKQWEILLLLLSSEEKKIDRTTEKEIDTVNYFYRNEGVRKILLQWLKQMHQSYARKTSEWDTAQKCDDVSLLWRQRGNDKFRAELYEESYQCYSKSVMYAHQNGPMFPLALANRSAALLKMKKFQECLSDVDLALEHGYPREQRHKLLLRRTDCHIELQQREKALESLQLAATHALSLGLSAVHTAEFDRHIKKLEEKLANTPPAQPEAEEPLPPPLGGDNPDFVAASTALELRRSDVAGRYVVTREPLRRGDVIFSEEPYAWVALAAELPVCEACCATTSNPTPCVQCSRSVYCSLSCRARAHNVHRWECAGAQADLFATIGIAHLALRVLLVTANEGFPAVPLGQPAPSSACDLFTSYSQVDDLRIYSADTSPFYRMFNLVTNFDKMNNADYIQYALTATMLTLYLENYTEFFRFLPSRVPYRLTESQLRTFVAALMLRSLGQLVCNGHAALSLLVDNDETGCTISEREVRRATAIYPSAAMMNHACDPNIINTFHNSRLIIRCSRELPAGAEVFNCYGPHKAREPTAHRRAQLRAQYLFNCNCSACNDNERKDFVLLFTAYACQSCKGPVVWGRRTSCPQCHAEFQLERALSALEHADELLAQADRASSLDVRCERTQAALRVKQLAWHRHHRGLRALADRLARLYADLGEFSKSVELIKQNIQSLEYQFGSFSAEVAHELRKLSEVMLERIIRSPQNPDYRDWCLEGHKIIKKAVQLTDLNYGSWEPLVKRLKEQESLIATFLSESRAPDDDCVHHNLHYNLKI is encoded by the exons ATGTCGAAATCCTCGcacaaaatgaataatttaagtttACCAGATGATTGCGCGAAGCAGTGGGAAATTTTGCTGCTGTTGCTTTCCTCGGAGGAGAAAAAAATAGACCGGACTACAGAGAAAGAAATCGACactgtaaattatttctaCAGGAACGAAGGCGTAAG AAAAATCCTGCTACAATGGTTGAAGCAAATGCACCAATCATATGCGAGGAAGACTTCAGAATGGGACACTGCACAGAAATGCGATGATGTATCGTTGTTGTGGAGGCAGCGGGGGAACGACAAGTTCCGGGCTGAATTGTACGAGGAGAGCTACCAGTGCTACTCCAAGAGTGTGATGTATGCTCACCAGAATGGCCCCATGTTTCCCCTAGCACTGGCTAACAGGTCTGCTGCTTTGTtgaagatgaaaaaattccaG GAGTGCCTCTCTGACGTGGACCTGGCGCTGGAGCACGGCTACCCCCGCGAGCAGCGACACAAGCTGTTGTTGCGCCGCACCGACTGCCACATCGAGCTGCAGCAGCGGGAGAAGGCACTAGAGTCGCTGCAACTGGCCGCCACGCACGCCCTCTCGCTTGGCCTCTCTGCAGTACATACAG CGGAGTTCGACCGGCATATAAAGAAGTTGGAGGAGAAGTTGGCGAACACGCCGCCCGCGCAGCCTGAGGCGGAGGAGCCCCTGCCGCCGCCCCTCGGCGGGGACAACCCTGACTTTGTGGCCGCCTCCACCGCCTTGGAACTTAG ACGCAGTGACGTGGCCGGACGGTACGTGGTGACGCGGGAGCCGCTGCGTCGCGGCGACGTCATATTCTCGGAGGAGCCGTATGCGTGGGTGGCGCTGGCGGCCGAGCTGCCCGTGTGCGAGGCCTGCTGCGCCACCACCAGCAACCCTACGCC TTGTGTGCAGTGTTCGCGCAGCGTGTACTGTTCGCTGTCGTGCCGTGCGCGCGCGCACAACGTACACCGTTGGGAGTGCGCAGGCGCACAGGCAGACCTCTTTGCTACTATTGGCATTGCGCACTTAGCTCTAAG GGTGTTGTTGGTAACAGCGAATGAAGGCTTCCCCGCGGTGCCGCTCGGGCAGCCGGCGCCTTCGTCCGCGTGCGACTTGTTCACCAGCTACTCACAGGTCGACGACCTCCGCATATACAGCGCGGACACGTCGCCATTCTACAGGATGTTTAATCTCGTCACCAACTTCGATAAGATGAACAACGCTGATTACATACAGTATGCTCTG ACGGCGACAATGCTGACACTATACCTGGAGAATTACACGGAGTTCTTCCGGTTCCTGCCGTCGAGGGTTCCGTACAGACTGACGGAGTCCCAGCTGCGCACGTTCGTGGCCGCCCTAATGCTCAGGAGTCTCGGCCAACTGGTCTGCAATGGTCACGCGGCGTTGTCTCTGCTCGTGGATAACGATGAAACtg GCTGCACGATATCTGAGCGGGAAGTGAGACGGGCCACCGCTATATACCCGTCTGCCGCCATGATGAACCACGCCTGCGACCCCAACATCATCAACAC GTTCCACAACAGTCGGCTGATAATCAGGTGTTCCCGCGAACTGCCCGCTGGGGCCGAAGTCTTCAACTGCTATGGGCCGCACAAGGCCCGCGAGCCCACGGCCCATCGTCGGGCCCAACTCAGGGCCCAGTACTTGTTCAACTGCAACTGTTCAGCGTGCAATGACAACGAGAGAAAGGATTTTGTG CTGCTGTTTACGGCTTACGCGTGCCAATCGTGCAAAGGGCCGGTGGTGTGGGGTCGCAGGACGTCGTGTCCGCAGTGCCACGCCGAGTTCCAGCTCGAGCGCGCTCTCAGTGCACTCGAGCACGCTGACGAACTACTGGCTCAGG CTGATCGCGCGAGTAGCCTGGACGTGAGGTGTGAGCGCACGCAGGCGGCGCTGCGCGTGAAGCAGCTGGCGTGGCACCGGCACCACCGCGGGCTGCGGGCGCTCGCCGACCGCCTCGCCCGCCTCTACGCTGACCTTG GCGAGTTCAGCAAGAGTGTGGAACTCATAAAGCAGAATATCCAAAGCCTCGAGTACCAGTTTGGATCGTTCAGTGCTGAG GTGGCGCACGAGCTGAGGAAGCTGTCCGAGGTGATGCTGGAGAGGATCATCAGGTCTCCGCAGAACCCTGACTACAG AGATTGGTGCCTCGAAGGACACAAGATAATAAAGAAGGCGGTTCAGCTGACGGATCTGAACTACGGTTCTTGGGAACCGCTAGTCAAACGTCTGAAAGAACAGGAGTCCCTCATAGCCACCTTCTTATCAGAAAGCAGGGCGCCCGACGACGACTGTGTTCACCATAACTTACAttataaccttaaaatatag